Proteins encoded in a region of the Vicia villosa cultivar HV-30 ecotype Madison, WI linkage group LG5, Vvil1.0, whole genome shotgun sequence genome:
- the LOC131604191 gene encoding UPF0481 protein At3g47200-like, with protein sequence MQSDFSWMVPIEMMLGSLSHGEIQACSISNIPDELREENEDAYKPKHISIGPLHRGATRHLQLMEEPKRHYMLEFLERQGTEPEQNRNPEIRLRECGFDILKLDRLICSSYGGSNNMIVDEIEFHEIAQIMIVDGCFLLELLIRLGGYMENQSITSYKSDRILKTEEKVLSVLNDIAMLENQIPFIVLKKLYRKVFPDGSEIKDDHRVANVVRKAFGYPMTSSSGGAHILHLMHLSTVEQNQQHEGKKARLELLCCATKLRASGVTIRAKLNSSNQNQHKLVDMFDFGISFSDSGELEIPPLHVKETTEWKKGVIVNELKKSSDDLLLLFRTISNGAEHMDMSYSEICERLNVYDYKGMKVNKVLQKLHIQTWHQCRYIFEIVVYYARNWYNILICDQIPTVWKFIRIMEAVILLVLTIMQTYYSSRSG encoded by the exons ATGCAATCTGACTTTAGCTGGATGGTTCCCATTGAAATGATGTTGGGTTCTCTAAGTCATGGAGAAATTCAAGCATGCAGCATTTCCAACATTCCAGACGAACTTCGAGAAGAAAACGAAGATGCTTACAAACCAAAACACATCTCCATAGGTCCCTTACATAGAGGAGCCACAAGACACCTTCAATTAATGGAAGAACCAAAAAGGCATTACATGCTTGAGTTTCTTGAACGGCAAGGAACAGAACCGGAACAAAATAGAAATCCTGAAATAAGGTTAAGAGAATGTGGCTTTGACATTCTCAAGTTGGATAGATTGATTTGTTCTAGTTATGGTGGAAGTAACAACATGATTGTCGACGAAATAGAATTTCACGAAATCGCTCAAATAATGATAGTAGATGGCTGTTTTCTGTTGGAGCTTCTCATTAGGCTTGGGGGTTACATGGAAAACCAATCAATAACTTCTTATAAAAGCGACCGAATCCTTAAAACCGAGGAAAAGGTGTTGTCGGTTTTAAACGATATAGCCATGCTTGAGAATCAAATTCCATTCATTGTTCTTAAGAagttatatagaaaagtgtttcCTGATGGAAGTGAGATCAAAGATGATCATCGTGTGGCTAATGTTGTTCGTAAGGCCTTTGGTTATCCAATGACGAGTAGCTCAGGAGGTGCTCATATACTTCATTTGATGCATCTGTCTACTGTGGAACAAAACCAACAACATGAAGGGAAAAAGGCGAGGCTAGAATTATTGTGCTGTGCTACAAAGCTTCGTGCTTCTGGGGTAACAATTCGAGCTAAGTTAAATagctcaaatcaaaatcaacataagtTGGTGGATATGTTTGATTTTGGAATAAGTTTTAGTGATTCTGGAGAGTTGGAAATTCCACCGTTACATGTTAAGGAAACAACAGAA TGGAAAAAGGGGGTTATTGTGAATGAGTTGAAAAAGAGCAGTGATGATTTGTTGCTACTATTTCGCACCATTTCCAATGGAGCTGAACATATGGATATGAGTTATAGTGAAATTTGTGAAAGGTTGAATGTGTATGACTACAAAGGAATGAAGGTTAATAAAGTGTTGCAGAAATTACATATACAAACTTGGCATCAATGTAGGTATATTTTTGAGATAGTTGTGTACTATGCGCGAAACTGGTACAACATTTTGATATGTGACCAAATTCCTACGGTATGGAAATTCATAAGAATTATGGAAGCTGTTATACTCCTTGTTCTCACCATCATGCAGACATATTACTCATCCCGCAGTGGCTAA